A genomic segment from Comamonas terrigena NBRC 13299 encodes:
- a CDS encoding LysR substrate-binding domain-containing protein, with translation MRRKIPSNSALQAFEAAARHGSFARAAQELALTEGAISRQIARLEEFLGMALFERVGNRVRLAPSGVRYAAQVGEILDRLERESQYLMGQPTGAASLHLAVIPTFATRWLIPRLPRFQQDHPHITLHIAERMEPFVLAGSGFDAALHFEHPAWAGMRTHRLLEEVLIPVCSPSLLAGHPQDGGLDALPRLHRMQNPDAWQRYAEETGVALTHPAVGSRFDLHAMLIEAALCGLGVALVPRLYVETELAQGRLLAPWPQSPSVAKTFCLVLPEPLGLSEAPLQAFVRWMLAEAQTARSA, from the coding sequence ATGCGACGCAAGATTCCCAGCAATTCCGCCCTCCAGGCCTTTGAAGCCGCCGCACGCCATGGCAGCTTTGCCCGTGCCGCGCAGGAACTGGCGCTGACGGAAGGCGCCATCAGCCGCCAGATCGCCAGGCTGGAAGAATTTCTGGGGATGGCGCTGTTTGAGCGCGTGGGCAACCGCGTGCGGCTGGCGCCCAGTGGGGTGCGCTATGCCGCGCAGGTGGGCGAAATCCTGGATCGTCTGGAACGGGAAAGCCAGTACCTGATGGGGCAGCCTACGGGCGCGGCCAGCTTGCACCTGGCCGTCATTCCCACGTTCGCCACACGCTGGCTGATTCCGCGCCTTCCGCGCTTTCAGCAGGACCACCCGCATATCACCCTGCACATTGCCGAGCGCATGGAGCCCTTTGTGCTGGCGGGCAGCGGCTTTGATGCGGCGCTGCATTTCGAGCACCCGGCCTGGGCGGGCATGCGCACGCACCGCTTGCTGGAAGAAGTGCTGATTCCCGTCTGCAGCCCCTCGCTGTTGGCCGGGCACCCCCAGGATGGCGGATTGGACGCCCTGCCCCGGCTGCACCGCATGCAGAACCCGGATGCCTGGCAGCGCTACGCGGAAGAGACGGGCGTGGCGCTGACCCACCCCGCCGTGGGGTCGCGCTTTGATTTGCACGCCATGCTGATAGAGGCTGCGCTGTGCGGACTGGGCGTGGCCCTGGTGCCGCGTCTGTATGTGGAAACAGAACTGGCGCAGGGCCGTCTGCTCGCCCCCTGGCCGCAGAGCCCGTCCGTTGCCAAAACCTTTTGCCTGGTGCTGCCGGAACCCCTGGGGCTGAGCGAAGCACCGTTGCAGGCCTTTGTCCGCTGGATGCTGGCGGAGGCGCAGACGGCCCGTTCTGCCTGA
- a CDS encoding SDR family oxidoreductase has translation MSFDLQLAGLRALVSGGTKGVGAAVVKGLSEAGVQVIATARSLPPHPIAGVRYLAADLSTAQCAADAARSVLEQWGGIDILVNVLGGSSAPAGGFAALNDAQWSKELNQNLMPAVRLDRALLPAMLAQGAGIIVHVSSIQRVLPLPESTIAYAAAKAALSTYSKALSKEVTPKGIRVVSVAPGWVETEAAVALAERLAAQAGTDYEGGKRIIMQALGGIPLGRPAKPQEVADLITFLVSPRASSISGAEYLIDGGTVPTV, from the coding sequence TTGAGCTTCGATCTTCAACTGGCCGGCCTGCGTGCGCTGGTGAGTGGCGGCACCAAGGGTGTCGGCGCTGCCGTCGTGAAAGGGCTGAGCGAGGCCGGCGTCCAAGTCATCGCCACCGCACGGTCCCTGCCTCCGCATCCCATCGCAGGCGTGCGCTATCTCGCCGCAGACCTCTCAACCGCGCAGTGCGCTGCCGACGCGGCACGTTCGGTCCTGGAGCAATGGGGAGGCATTGACATCCTCGTCAACGTGCTGGGCGGCTCCAGCGCGCCGGCTGGCGGCTTTGCAGCACTGAACGACGCGCAGTGGTCCAAGGAACTGAATCAGAATCTGATGCCGGCGGTACGGCTCGACCGAGCCCTGCTGCCGGCCATGCTGGCTCAAGGCGCGGGCATCATCGTCCATGTCAGCTCGATCCAGCGCGTTCTGCCTTTGCCGGAGTCAACGATCGCCTATGCAGCGGCCAAGGCAGCCTTGTCTACCTACAGCAAGGCGCTCTCGAAGGAGGTGACGCCCAAGGGTATCCGCGTTGTGAGCGTTGCTCCGGGCTGGGTCGAAACCGAGGCTGCGGTCGCGCTGGCCGAGCGTTTAGCTGCTCAAGCCGGGACGGACTATGAGGGCGGCAAGCGAATCATCATGCAGGCGCTCGGCGGCATTCCATTGGGCAGACCGGCAAAACCGCAAGAGGTTGCCGACCTCATCACTTTCCTCGTGTCGCCGCGCGCAAGTTCGATCTCGGGGGCTGAATATCTGATCGACGGCGGCACCGTTCCGACGGTCTAG
- a CDS encoding SDR family oxidoreductase: MTHRHAIKDKVALIAGGGKNLGGLIARDLAQQGAKAIAIHYNSAASEAEALATVAAVKDLGAQAIAVRGDLTKAAAVQKLFADTVAAFGRPDIAINTVGKVLKKPMHEISEAEFDEMSDVNSKAAFFFLKEAGIHVNDHGKVVTLVTSLLGAFTPFYASYAGTKAPVEHYTRAAAKELGARGISVTAVGPGPMDTPFFYPAEGADAVAYHKTAAALSGFSKTGLTDIEDVVPFIRHLVSDGWWITGQTILINGGYTTK, encoded by the coding sequence ATGACCCATCGCCATGCCATCAAAGACAAAGTTGCTCTCATCGCAGGAGGGGGCAAGAACCTGGGCGGCCTGATTGCGCGTGATCTGGCACAACAAGGTGCCAAAGCCATCGCCATTCATTACAACAGTGCAGCCAGCGAAGCCGAAGCCCTGGCCACGGTTGCGGCCGTCAAGGACCTGGGCGCCCAGGCCATTGCCGTGCGTGGCGATCTGACCAAGGCAGCGGCGGTGCAAAAGCTGTTTGCGGACACCGTTGCCGCCTTTGGCCGCCCGGATATCGCCATCAACACCGTGGGCAAGGTGCTGAAAAAACCGATGCATGAGATTTCCGAGGCCGAGTTCGACGAGATGTCGGATGTCAACAGCAAAGCGGCATTCTTCTTCCTCAAAGAGGCTGGCATCCATGTCAACGACCACGGCAAGGTGGTGACGCTGGTGACCTCCCTGCTCGGCGCCTTCACGCCGTTCTACGCCTCCTACGCCGGCACCAAGGCGCCTGTCGAGCACTACACCCGCGCTGCCGCCAAGGAGCTGGGGGCCCGTGGCATCTCCGTCACCGCAGTGGGTCCCGGCCCCATGGACACGCCTTTCTTCTACCCTGCGGAAGGCGCAGATGCGGTGGCCTATCACAAGACGGCTGCAGCGTTGTCCGGCTTCAGCAAGACGGGGCTCACCGATATCGAGGATGTGGTTCCGTTCATTCGCCACCTCGTCAGCGACGGCTGGTGGATTACGGGTCAAACCATTTTGATCAATGGTGGCTACACCACCAAATAG
- a CDS encoding tripartite tricarboxylate transporter substrate binding protein: MKNTAPLLASAAATADAISALVSNTCVQPLNRRKAMGLLLAGAAAAHQVQAQVLAPSTAGTASAAGADTRFPRNKIVKIVVAYPPAGDTGILGQLIAELLSAQWGSNVMVEYKPGATGIIGTREVIANAPDGYTLLVAPNSVAIAPHLTPSYDVLKDLTPIAKLIDQPIIAVVNSASGITDLRTLVQKAKAGALPGYASPGHGSTMHIVGELFNQVAGMQLQEIPYKGTMPAITDLVGGQVPLMYTTLNPVQNFLKTGQLRAIGIIAPQRVSFLPQVPTFAESGYPQVYISTWQALLGPANMPAALVQQINHSVNAALQTPKAKALLQQWAMQPVTESPQALKHTLEQDYARYGKLISQLHIS; encoded by the coding sequence ATGAAAAATACTGCCCCACTTCTGGCGTCTGCGGCCGCAACTGCCGATGCCATTTCCGCGTTGGTTTCCAACACCTGCGTGCAGCCGCTGAATCGGCGCAAAGCCATGGGGCTGCTGCTGGCCGGTGCGGCCGCAGCCCACCAGGTGCAAGCCCAGGTGCTGGCGCCCAGCACTGCTGGCACTGCCAGCGCAGCTGGCGCCGATACCAGGTTTCCCCGCAACAAGATTGTGAAGATTGTGGTGGCCTACCCACCTGCCGGAGACACCGGCATTTTGGGCCAGCTGATTGCCGAATTGCTGAGTGCCCAATGGGGCAGCAACGTGATGGTGGAATACAAGCCCGGTGCCACCGGCATCATCGGTACGCGCGAAGTCATTGCCAACGCCCCCGATGGCTATACCCTGCTGGTGGCCCCCAACTCGGTGGCCATTGCGCCGCACCTGACGCCGTCGTACGACGTGCTGAAAGACCTGACCCCCATTGCCAAGCTGATCGACCAGCCCATCATTGCCGTGGTCAACAGCGCATCGGGCATTACCGATTTGCGCACCCTAGTGCAAAAGGCCAAGGCCGGTGCCCTGCCCGGTTACGCCAGCCCCGGCCACGGCTCCACCATGCACATCGTGGGCGAGCTGTTCAACCAGGTCGCAGGCATGCAGCTGCAAGAGATCCCCTACAAGGGCACCATGCCCGCCATCACCGACCTGGTAGGCGGTCAGGTGCCCCTGATGTACACCACGCTCAACCCGGTGCAAAACTTCCTCAAGACGGGCCAGTTGCGCGCCATCGGCATCATCGCTCCCCAGCGGGTGTCGTTCCTGCCCCAGGTCCCCACCTTTGCCGAAAGCGGCTACCCGCAGGTGTATATCTCCACCTGGCAGGCGCTGCTGGGCCCTGCCAACATGCCGGCGGCGCTGGTGCAGCAAATCAACCACAGCGTGAACGCTGCGCTGCAAACCCCCAAGGCCAAGGCCTTGCTGCAGCAATGGGCCATGCAGCCGGTGACCGAAAGCCCCCAGGCGCTGAAGCACACGCTGGAGCAGGACTACGCCCGCTACGGCAAGCTGATCAGCCAGCTGCACATTTCCTGA
- a CDS encoding sensor domain-containing diguanylate cyclase — MRSSVRMVTLGVAFAWLALVASLGWWMSQKIVASELDRLAASAEYEAKTTARIMDRLFTEMVSVANMVARQGLVIQLATRYRTDPPDLAELTRQQRAAQFTQDPLVRKVGDFMNELSGDLRYARIYMNNMSDDTVTASNWAESDSIVGMIYSGRPYLVDALREGNGHSFGIARLNKTPSYFVASRIESEDDQPLGSVTVKFDAPDIVPYLSGSHIALILDRQGRVTTTSSAPFMLRNASALLPPGSAPAGARTNALDSDEQPGAPLDARAVTGSDQWIIDGKPYLLRHEPLSNTQYQLITLASLDHLPAMRRLHLGLAGLVASVGLLFILLCGHVIGLMVERRQDEWYAANHDALTNLPNRRNVLCHLEQLFAQAKKTQQWVVVAFVDLDGFKAINDSYGHEVGDQFLVEVGRRLTMGLRQSDMLGRLGGDEFVVIGLIDPPSPADQDQALEAMRSRLAPLLIGRYAFSECCLDYPGASFGIVSVDPSISSTQTVLREADLRMYADKQARRTSRRDSAKGDAACETGELPGHDPRMPLPT; from the coding sequence ATGCGATCCAGCGTGCGCATGGTGACGCTGGGGGTGGCGTTCGCCTGGCTGGCCTTGGTGGCCAGTCTCGGGTGGTGGATGTCACAGAAAATTGTGGCATCGGAGTTGGACCGTTTGGCGGCCAGCGCTGAATACGAAGCCAAAACCACCGCACGCATCATGGATCGGCTGTTCACCGAAATGGTGAGTGTGGCCAATATGGTGGCACGCCAGGGGCTGGTGATCCAGCTCGCCACCCGCTATCGCACCGATCCGCCCGACCTGGCAGAGCTCACACGCCAACAGCGCGCAGCGCAATTCACGCAAGACCCGTTGGTGCGCAAAGTGGGCGACTTCATGAATGAGCTGTCTGGCGATCTGCGCTATGCCCGCATCTACATGAACAACATGTCGGATGACACGGTCACCGCCAGCAACTGGGCGGAGTCCGACAGCATTGTGGGAATGATCTACTCCGGTCGCCCCTATCTCGTCGACGCATTGCGTGAGGGCAATGGCCATTCCTTCGGTATCGCGCGCCTGAACAAGACGCCATCCTATTTCGTGGCAAGCCGTATTGAGAGCGAGGACGACCAGCCCCTGGGTTCCGTCACGGTCAAGTTCGATGCCCCAGATATTGTTCCCTACCTGTCCGGGAGCCACATTGCCCTGATTCTGGATCGCCAAGGTCGGGTGACCACCACATCGTCCGCGCCCTTCATGCTGCGCAACGCGAGTGCGCTGCTGCCGCCTGGTTCTGCGCCTGCTGGGGCAAGGACCAACGCCTTGGACAGTGATGAGCAGCCAGGCGCGCCGCTGGATGCGCGTGCAGTGACCGGCTCGGATCAGTGGATCATTGACGGCAAGCCCTATCTGCTGCGGCATGAGCCGCTCTCCAACACCCAATATCAATTGATCACACTGGCGAGCTTGGATCACCTGCCAGCCATGCGCAGGCTGCACCTTGGGTTGGCCGGGCTGGTAGCGTCGGTGGGTCTGCTTTTCATTCTGCTCTGCGGTCACGTGATAGGACTGATGGTGGAGCGGCGGCAGGACGAGTGGTACGCGGCGAACCATGATGCGTTGACCAATCTGCCCAACCGACGCAACGTGCTGTGCCACCTGGAGCAGCTGTTCGCCCAAGCCAAGAAAACGCAGCAATGGGTGGTGGTGGCTTTCGTGGATCTGGATGGGTTCAAAGCGATCAACGACAGCTATGGCCACGAGGTCGGCGACCAATTCCTGGTCGAAGTCGGTCGGCGCTTGACCATGGGCTTGCGTCAGAGTGACATGCTGGGACGGCTGGGGGGTGACGAGTTCGTCGTCATTGGCCTGATCGATCCGCCAAGCCCCGCAGACCAGGACCAGGCCCTGGAGGCCATGCGCAGCCGCTTGGCCCCCCTGCTGATTGGGCGGTATGCGTTTTCCGAGTGCTGCCTCGACTATCCGGGTGCCAGCTTCGGCATTGTGAGTGTCGACCCCTCCATCAGCTCGACACAGACCGTGCTCAGGGAGGCGGATCTGCGCATGTATGCGGACAAGCAGGCCAGGCGGACGTCGCGACGGGATTCTGCAAAGGGTGACGCAGCCTGTGAAACAGGCGAACTGCCAGGGCACGATCCCCGGATGCCGCTCCCCACCTAG
- a CDS encoding MBL fold metallo-hydrolase, with product MIEHSFPGHRVGDFHITAISDGYLQAPLGLLSNIDPADATQMQSRAGQRPPESIHINCYLLRSARHTVLIDAGAGGIRQGGGLLLHNLALAGVSPEDIDTILLTHAHPDHVGGLLNAAGERVFPNAELVVHRSEWDFWRDDAHLSRASERARGNFQIARTVFERYHQQLRTFDSEEVLPGVQAMPLPGHTQGHTGYLLTSAAQNLLVWGDIVHFPHIQIQRPDVTIAFDQNAALSASTRSRMLDMASADQLLIAGMHLGELGFARIQRERSGFSLQYDRS from the coding sequence ATGATTGAACACAGCTTCCCCGGTCACCGCGTGGGTGACTTCCACATCACGGCCATCAGCGATGGCTACCTCCAGGCCCCGCTGGGCCTGCTGTCGAACATCGACCCTGCCGACGCCACGCAGATGCAAAGCCGCGCAGGGCAGCGGCCACCGGAGTCCATCCACATCAACTGCTACCTGCTTCGCAGCGCCAGGCACACCGTGCTCATTGATGCGGGTGCTGGTGGCATCAGGCAAGGGGGCGGCCTGTTGCTGCACAACCTGGCCTTGGCGGGCGTGTCGCCCGAAGATATCGACACCATCTTGTTGACCCACGCCCATCCCGATCATGTGGGCGGGCTGCTCAACGCCGCAGGTGAGCGCGTGTTCCCCAACGCCGAGTTGGTCGTGCACCGCAGTGAATGGGACTTCTGGCGGGACGATGCCCACCTCAGCCGCGCCAGCGAACGCGCACGTGGCAATTTTCAGATCGCCCGCACCGTGTTTGAACGCTACCACCAGCAACTGCGCACCTTTGACTCCGAAGAAGTGCTCCCGGGTGTGCAGGCCATGCCGCTGCCGGGCCACACGCAAGGCCACACGGGTTATCTGTTGACCTCGGCAGCGCAGAATCTGCTGGTGTGGGGGGACATCGTGCACTTTCCCCATATCCAGATCCAGCGGCCCGATGTCACCATCGCCTTTGACCAGAATGCTGCCCTGTCTGCCAGCACCCGTTCGCGCATGCTGGACATGGCCAGTGCCGACCAGCTGCTGATTGCCGGCATGCACCTGGGAGAGCTGGGATTTGCCCGCATCCAGCGTGAGCGCAGCGGCTTCAGCCTGCAATACGACCGCAGCTGA
- a CDS encoding nuclear transport factor 2 family protein, with amino-acid sequence MSTLHLPDTVTAYFAADRQGADAVARCFTMQGVVKDEGRTYTGPDAIKAWKLAASSAYAYTSVPLAVERHDGVCLVTCRVAGNFPGSPIELRYGFRLERGLIASLEISA; translated from the coding sequence ATGAGTACCCTGCACCTTCCCGATACTGTTACAGCCTATTTCGCTGCCGACCGACAAGGCGCCGATGCCGTCGCACGCTGCTTCACCATGCAAGGCGTGGTGAAGGACGAGGGCCGTACCTACACAGGCCCGGACGCCATCAAGGCATGGAAGCTCGCAGCATCTTCCGCCTATGCATACACGAGCGTGCCCCTGGCCGTGGAGCGGCACGACGGGGTCTGTCTCGTGACCTGCCGCGTGGCCGGCAATTTCCCGGGCAGCCCCATCGAGCTTCGCTATGGCTTTCGCCTTGAGCGGGGCTTGATCGCCTCGCTGGAGATCTCGGCTTGA
- a CDS encoding OsmC family protein, with protein sequence MDCTLTLVTDGTTPFFQVQNSGPEPLHIRAPALQQVSTTAPDAPEPAGAVPAAASGTAAPQLASPLEVMLSGATGCSAYDITNRLQERGIHVTAMTVHTQAERATTAPRVFTSVHLHYRITAPQADREAVASVVDMSVHAHCSALGILKHTARIGYTLDLTV encoded by the coding sequence ATGGACTGCACCCTCACCTTGGTGACCGACGGCACCACGCCCTTCTTTCAGGTGCAAAACTCGGGCCCCGAGCCGCTGCACATTCGTGCCCCGGCCTTGCAGCAGGTGTCCACCACGGCGCCAGACGCCCCCGAGCCCGCTGGCGCGGTGCCCGCAGCCGCCTCCGGCACGGCTGCGCCGCAGCTGGCATCGCCGCTGGAAGTGATGCTCTCGGGCGCCACCGGCTGTTCGGCCTATGACATCACCAACCGGCTGCAGGAGCGTGGCATCCACGTCACCGCCATGACGGTGCACACCCAGGCCGAGCGGGCGACGACCGCGCCCCGGGTCTTCACCTCGGTGCATCTGCATTACCGCATCACCGCGCCCCAGGCCGACCGCGAAGCAGTCGCCTCCGTGGTCGACATGTCGGTGCACGCACACTGCTCCGCGCTGGGCATACTCAAGCACACCGCCCGCATTGGCTACACCTTGGATCTGACGGTGTAA
- a CDS encoding HD domain-containing phosphohydrolase: MNRILSVPQQFRIRVHIAALTMACMGLVAALLIGLGWVATTRQLVQDAGERAVRDTLLLREQIRLQLIPAQGALRQIGAGRLPLAADEATRLQALNVLLGELRANPLEAAIYVAYPNGDFLLGRPLRLASIRQRLNVPESAVYLVQTISHQPDGRSVGRFHFLGEDGRLQQSQERADYQFDPRTRPWYALAREHPGTAQLSNPYRFATTQRLGVTLSQQATSGDAVVGIDVAFDDLEQMLVGLRTTPGTRLALLHSSGQVMAATVNLNSSDRDTQPMLDAIGEPELLRLQQTSRHTGKPQILTIDGRQWVGLHTQIDIGLGGVFELLQMLPLDELTAEARQRALYFIGLAVILALLLLPLGWAAGKAIGRSINRLRERSLRIARFDFTGSRLPASRVSEVGELSQAMQHMGDTIEAFLSLTERLATVPEVERMLQQVLEQLTQATQSQAAAVYLWDAQAGSMQRAAEAGSLVTPLPEHFAYPPLPAGPRGAQGGVNRLDLELRGRQGGLQGLLVLEFKADAAHEDAAFQRFAHRLSGMLAVAIETRQLLESQRRLFDAIIQLIADAIDAKSAYTGGHCERVPQMAIAFADHLHAAADGPYADFQMSENERYAFRLGAWLHDCGKVTSPEHIVDKATKLEAIRNRIHEVRLRFEILWRDAELAAARGELDAAQLAARQQQLIDDFTFVATCNVGGEFLSDDAIARLQAIGAQGWQRHFDDRLGLSDAELRQLQQLRPEAPSLPATEALLADLPEHRIPWGEDRPAVEAGDPRNKYGFDMKLPSYQQNLGELHNLAIRRGTLTDEDRFKINDHMVQTYIMLKGLPWPPGLEQVPELAATHHERMDGKGYPRRIPGERLGVLDRVMAMCDVFEALTAADRPYKPPKTLSETLRIMAFMCKEQHLDPGLFRYFLRSRLWEAFAVRFMKPEQRDTVDLDALEALLPKP, from the coding sequence ATGAACCGCATCCTGTCTGTCCCCCAGCAGTTCCGTATCCGCGTGCACATTGCCGCCTTGACGATGGCCTGTATGGGGCTGGTGGCCGCTTTGCTGATCGGCCTGGGGTGGGTGGCCACCACCCGGCAACTGGTGCAGGATGCGGGCGAGCGCGCGGTGCGCGACACCCTGCTGCTGCGTGAACAGATCCGCCTGCAGCTGATCCCCGCCCAGGGCGCGCTGCGCCAGATCGGCGCGGGCCGTCTGCCGCTGGCGGCGGACGAGGCCACCCGGCTGCAAGCCCTGAATGTGCTGCTGGGCGAGTTGCGGGCCAACCCGCTGGAAGCCGCCATCTATGTGGCCTACCCGAATGGAGACTTTCTGCTGGGGCGGCCCCTGCGCCTGGCGAGCATCCGCCAGCGCCTGAACGTGCCGGAAAGTGCGGTCTACCTGGTGCAGACCATCAGCCACCAGCCCGATGGCCGCAGCGTCGGCCGTTTTCATTTTCTGGGTGAAGACGGCAGGCTGCAGCAAAGCCAGGAGCGGGCCGACTACCAGTTTGATCCCCGCACCCGCCCCTGGTATGCGCTGGCGCGCGAACATCCCGGCACCGCCCAGCTGTCCAATCCCTACCGCTTTGCCACCACGCAGCGCCTGGGTGTCACCTTGAGCCAGCAGGCCACCTCGGGCGATGCCGTGGTCGGTATTGATGTGGCCTTTGACGACCTGGAGCAGATGCTGGTGGGGCTGCGCACCACCCCGGGCACGCGCCTGGCCCTGCTGCACAGCAGCGGGCAGGTGATGGCGGCCACGGTGAACCTGAACAGCAGCGACCGCGACACCCAGCCCATGCTGGACGCCATCGGCGAGCCCGAACTGCTGCGCCTGCAGCAGACCTCCCGGCACACCGGCAAACCGCAGATCCTGACCATCGATGGTCGGCAATGGGTGGGGTTGCACACCCAGATCGATATCGGCCTGGGTGGGGTGTTCGAGCTGCTGCAGATGCTGCCGCTGGACGAGCTGACCGCCGAGGCCCGGCAGCGTGCGCTGTACTTCATCGGGCTGGCCGTGATTTTGGCGCTGCTGCTGCTGCCCCTGGGCTGGGCGGCGGGCAAGGCCATAGGCCGCAGCATCAACCGCCTGCGCGAACGCAGCCTGCGCATCGCCCGTTTCGACTTCACGGGCAGCCGCCTGCCGGCCAGCCGTGTCAGCGAGGTGGGCGAGCTGTCCCAGGCCATGCAGCACATGGGCGACACCATCGAGGCCTTTCTGAGCCTGACCGAGCGCCTGGCCACAGTGCCCGAGGTGGAGCGCATGCTGCAGCAGGTGCTGGAGCAGCTGACGCAGGCCACGCAATCGCAGGCCGCAGCCGTCTACCTGTGGGATGCGCAGGCAGGCAGCATGCAGCGCGCCGCAGAAGCCGGCAGCCTGGTCACACCGCTGCCGGAACACTTTGCCTACCCGCCGCTGCCGGCCGGGCCCCGTGGTGCGCAGGGCGGTGTGAACCGGCTGGACCTGGAGCTGCGCGGCCGCCAGGGCGGTCTGCAGGGCCTGCTGGTGCTGGAATTCAAGGCCGACGCCGCGCACGAAGATGCGGCCTTCCAGCGCTTTGCGCACCGGCTCTCGGGCATGCTGGCGGTGGCCATCGAAACCCGCCAGCTGCTGGAATCGCAGCGCCGCCTTTTCGACGCCATCATCCAGCTGATTGCCGACGCCATCGACGCCAAGAGCGCCTACACCGGCGGCCATTGCGAGCGCGTGCCGCAGATGGCCATCGCGTTCGCGGACCACCTGCACGCGGCGGCCGACGGGCCGTATGCCGACTTCCAGATGAGCGAGAACGAGCGCTATGCCTTCCGCCTGGGCGCCTGGCTGCACGACTGCGGCAAGGTGACCAGCCCGGAACACATCGTCGACAAGGCCACCAAGCTGGAAGCCATCCGCAACCGCATCCATGAAGTGCGGCTGCGCTTCGAGATCCTGTGGCGCGACGCCGAACTGGCGGCCGCGCGCGGCGAGCTCGACGCCGCCCAGTTGGCCGCCCGCCAGCAGCAGCTGATCGACGACTTCACGTTTGTGGCCACCTGCAATGTGGGTGGCGAATTCCTGTCCGACGACGCCATCGCCCGGCTGCAGGCCATCGGGGCACAAGGCTGGCAACGCCATTTCGACGACCGCCTGGGCCTGTCCGATGCCGAACTGCGCCAGCTGCAGCAGCTGCGGCCCGAAGCCCCGTCGCTGCCCGCCACCGAAGCCCTGCTGGCCGACCTGCCCGAACACCGCATTCCCTGGGGCGAGGACCGCCCCGCCGTGGAGGCGGGCGATCCGCGCAACAAATACGGCTTCGACATGAAGCTGCCGTCCTACCAGCAGAACCTGGGCGAGCTCCACAACCTGGCCATCCGCCGCGGCACGCTGACCGACGAGGACCGTTTCAAGATCAACGACCACATGGTGCAGACCTACATCATGCTCAAGGGGCTGCCCTGGCCGCCGGGGCTGGAGCAGGTGCCGGAGCTGGCCGCCACGCACCACGAGCGCATGGACGGCAAAGGCTACCCCCGGCGCATCCCCGGCGAACGCCTGGGCGTGCTGGACCGTGTGATGGCGATGTGCGATGTCTTCGAAGCCCTGACCGCCGCCGACCGCCCCTACAAACCACCCAAGACCCTGAGCGAGACCCTGCGGATCATGGCCTTCATGTGCAAGGAGCAGCACCTGGACCCCGGCCTGTTCCGCTACTTCCTGCGCAGCCGCCTGTGGGAAGCCTTTGCCGTGCGCTTCATGAAGCCCGAGCAGCGCGACACCGTGGACCTGGATGCGCTGGAGGCCTTGCTGCCTAAACCATAG